The following are from one region of the Salmo salar chromosome ssa27, Ssal_v3.1, whole genome shotgun sequence genome:
- the LOC106588387 gene encoding 40S ribosomal protein S18 isoform X2, with translation MSLVIPEKFQHILRVLNTNIDGRRKIAFAITAIKGVGRRYAHVVLRKADIDLSKRAGELTDDEVERVVTIMQNPRQYKIPDWFLNRQKDVKDGKYSQVLANGLDNKLREDLERLKKIRAHRGLRHFWGLRVRGQHTKTTGRRGRTVGVSKKK, from the exons ATG tctctggtcaTTCCTGAGAAGTTCCAGCACATTCTTCGTGTTCTCAACACGAACATTGATGGTAGGAGGAAGATTGCCTTCGCCATCACAGCAATCAAG GGTGTTGGCAGACGATATGCCCATGTTGTCCTGAGGAAGGCTGATATCGACCTCAGCAAGAGGGCTGGAGAACTAACCGATGATGAG GTTGAGAGGGTAGTGACAATTATGCAGAATCCTCGCCAGTACAAAATCCCTGACTGGTTCCTCAACAGACAGAAGGACGTAAAGGATGGCAAGTACAGCCAG GTCCTTGCTAACGGTCTGGACAACAAGCTGAGAGAGGATCTTGAGAGGCTGAAGAAGATCAGGGCTCACCGTGGTCTCAGGCATTTCTGGGG tctgcgTGTGCGTGGCCAGCACACTAAGACCACCGGTCGTCGTGGTCGCACCGTTGGTGTGTCCAAGAAGAAGTAA